One Chromobacterium paludis genomic window carries:
- the rpmE gene encoding 50S ribosomal protein L31, translating to MKTDIHPNYKELNVTCSCGNQFVTKSTMSKDAFSIEVCSSCHPFYTGKQKIVDTAGRVDKFNQKFGSFFKR from the coding sequence ATGAAAACCGATATTCACCCGAACTACAAAGAACTGAACGTTACCTGCTCCTGCGGCAACCAGTTCGTGACCAAGTCCACCATGTCCAAGGACGCCTTCTCCATCGAAGTGTGCTCCAGCTGCCACCCGTTCTACACCGGCAAGCAAAAGATCGTGGACACCGCAGGTCGCGTGGACAAGTTCAACCAGAAGTTCGGCAGCTTCTTCAAGCGCTAA
- a CDS encoding HDOD domain-containing protein — translation MWRKWLGANSLAAHAPFENLVQTELDYHERGSIHLSSRDRHQEMGGIRRNTGGTRRLSERANMLSRQQRNWGVQQWAAYLKDREIPVLAATRDAFLQLKSQGQDAPEFSPKQLAERAQEDPYLAVKLLIEAERHRSRRLGKETTTPLAAILQLGSDELYALIAGSPVVALEHPGWQAAVSTAVMASGIARAWSNFRSDASPEEISLATLLSETGELLLWHFAPELPMQAIAEFEAGRSNRTSLAQLNTAGFTFRQLTLVLAEEWKLPQMISQLIRGVDRPRTHIAQIAIDCARHLMQNPDNPALPSDIGHIAEYLPGIAKEKLVSILPISEDQQAHILAHLLEE, via the coding sequence TTGTGGCGAAAATGGCTTGGTGCCAACTCGCTGGCGGCCCATGCGCCGTTTGAAAACCTGGTTCAGACCGAACTGGATTATCATGAAAGGGGAAGCATCCATCTTTCCAGTCGCGACCGGCATCAAGAAATGGGCGGCATCCGCCGAAATACAGGCGGAACGCGGCGATTATCGGAGCGCGCAAACATGTTAAGTCGACAGCAAAGAAATTGGGGCGTGCAGCAATGGGCGGCTTACCTGAAAGACAGGGAGATACCCGTCTTAGCGGCCACGCGCGATGCCTTTCTGCAACTGAAATCGCAAGGCCAGGACGCGCCGGAATTCTCGCCCAAGCAACTCGCCGAACGCGCGCAGGAAGATCCCTATTTGGCGGTCAAATTGCTGATAGAAGCGGAGCGGCATCGGTCGCGGCGCCTAGGCAAGGAAACCACCACCCCGCTGGCCGCCATTCTTCAGCTTGGCAGCGACGAATTATATGCGCTGATTGCCGGCAGCCCTGTCGTAGCGCTTGAGCATCCGGGCTGGCAGGCCGCCGTTTCGACAGCGGTCATGGCGTCCGGCATCGCCCGCGCCTGGTCCAATTTCCGCTCCGACGCTTCGCCCGAGGAAATTTCGCTCGCCACCCTGCTTTCCGAAACCGGCGAGTTGCTGCTGTGGCATTTCGCGCCGGAATTGCCGATGCAGGCCATAGCGGAATTCGAAGCCGGGCGCTCCAACCGCACCAGCCTGGCGCAATTGAATACCGCTGGTTTCACTTTCCGGCAATTGACCCTGGTTTTAGCCGAAGAGTGGAAACTGCCGCAAATGATCAGCCAGCTGATCCGCGGCGTGGATCGGCCGCGCACCCATATCGCGCAAATCGCCATCGACTGCGCCCGCCACCTGATGCAAAACCCGGACAACCCGGCCCTGCCTTCCGACATCGGCCATATCGCCGAATACCTTCCCGGCATCGCCAAGGAAAAGCTGGTTTCCATTTTGCCGATTTCCGAAGACCAGCAGGCCCATATCCTGGCTCATCTGCTGGAGGAATAG
- a CDS encoding acetyl-CoA carboxylase biotin carboxylase subunit, with the protein MFNKILIANRGEIACRVIQTAKALGIATVAVYSDADANARFVKLADEAYRLGPAPAAESYLRADRILAIAQQSGAQAVHPGYGFLSENEDFAAACEAAGIAFIGPPASAIAAMGSKSAAKALMEKAGVPLVPGYHGDDQDPALLQSQADAIGYPVLIKASAGGGGKGMRIVEKSEDFAAALASCQREARASFGDDKVLVEKYLTKPRHVEIQVFADKLGGCVYLFERDCSVQRRHQKVLEEAPAPHLPQATRQAMGEAAVAAARAVGYVGAGTVEFIMDVDTGKFYFMEMNTRLQVEHPVTEMITGQDLVAWQLAVAAGGALPLKQEQLAMCGHAIEARIYAEDPDKGFLPSTGALVHLATPVESAHVRIDTGVEQGDAISPFYDPMIAKLIVWGETREAALRQMDAALAQYQIVGLSSNVSFLRRIVNHPSFASGQVDTGLIARHHDELLPPPAAPSAKQLALLALAEALAQQAPYPAAAGWRLNGEQTRRFAFRLDEEEYSATLRHQADGFIVSVDGQSFAARAQLQGSQLLAVLDGSTVKATVARHGAQRVLFENGERLALEWVDPYAYTELGVHGETHLKAPMPGRVVALLAEIGKKVAKGSPLLILEAMKMEHTITAPGDGVVQDFYFAAGEQVNDGDELVDFAAE; encoded by the coding sequence ATGTTCAATAAAATATTGATCGCCAACCGCGGCGAAATCGCCTGCCGCGTCATCCAAACCGCCAAGGCCCTGGGCATCGCCACCGTCGCCGTCTATTCCGACGCCGACGCGAACGCCCGCTTCGTCAAGCTGGCCGACGAGGCCTATCGCCTCGGCCCGGCGCCGGCCGCCGAGTCCTATCTGCGCGCGGACCGGATCCTGGCCATCGCCCAGCAGAGCGGCGCCCAGGCTGTGCATCCCGGCTACGGCTTCCTGTCCGAGAACGAAGACTTCGCCGCCGCCTGCGAGGCCGCCGGCATCGCCTTCATCGGCCCGCCGGCCTCGGCCATCGCGGCCATGGGCAGCAAGTCCGCCGCCAAGGCGCTGATGGAAAAAGCCGGCGTGCCCCTGGTGCCCGGCTACCATGGCGATGATCAAGATCCCGCGCTGCTGCAAAGCCAGGCCGACGCCATCGGCTACCCGGTGCTGATCAAGGCCAGCGCCGGCGGCGGCGGCAAGGGCATGCGCATCGTGGAGAAAAGCGAAGACTTCGCCGCCGCCCTCGCCTCCTGCCAGCGCGAAGCGCGCGCCAGCTTCGGCGACGACAAGGTGCTGGTGGAGAAATACCTGACCAAGCCCCGCCATGTTGAAATCCAGGTGTTTGCCGACAAGCTGGGCGGCTGCGTCTACCTGTTCGAGCGCGACTGCTCGGTGCAGCGCCGCCATCAAAAAGTGCTGGAAGAAGCGCCGGCCCCCCACCTGCCGCAGGCCACCCGCCAGGCCATGGGCGAAGCCGCCGTCGCCGCCGCCCGCGCGGTGGGTTATGTCGGCGCCGGCACGGTCGAGTTCATCATGGACGTGGACACGGGCAAGTTCTACTTCATGGAGATGAACACCCGGCTGCAAGTGGAGCACCCGGTGACCGAGATGATCACCGGCCAGGACCTGGTGGCCTGGCAGCTGGCCGTCGCCGCCGGCGGCGCGCTGCCGCTGAAGCAGGAGCAGCTGGCGATGTGCGGCCACGCCATCGAGGCGCGCATTTACGCCGAAGATCCGGACAAGGGCTTCCTGCCGTCCACCGGCGCCTTGGTCCACTTGGCGACGCCTGTAGAGTCCGCCCACGTGCGCATCGACACCGGCGTGGAACAGGGCGACGCCATTTCGCCGTTCTACGACCCGATGATCGCCAAGCTGATCGTCTGGGGCGAAACCCGCGAGGCGGCGCTCAGGCAGATGGACGCCGCGCTGGCGCAGTATCAAATCGTCGGCCTGTCCAGCAATGTGTCCTTCCTGCGCCGCATCGTGAACCACCCCAGTTTTGCCAGCGGCCAGGTCGATACCGGCCTGATCGCGCGCCATCACGACGAACTGTTGCCGCCGCCCGCCGCGCCCAGCGCCAAGCAACTGGCCCTGCTGGCGCTGGCCGAAGCGCTGGCACAGCAAGCACCCTACCCGGCGGCCGCCGGCTGGCGCTTGAACGGCGAGCAGACGCGCCGTTTCGCCTTCCGTCTGGATGAAGAAGAGTACAGCGCGACGCTGCGCCATCAGGCGGACGGCTTCATCGTCTCCGTGGACGGCCAATCGTTCGCCGCGCGCGCGCAATTGCAAGGCTCGCAACTGCTGGCCGTGCTGGATGGCTCCACGGTCAAGGCCACCGTGGCGCGCCACGGCGCGCAGCGGGTGCTGTTTGAAAACGGCGAGCGTCTGGCGCTGGAATGGGTGGACCCCTATGCCTACACCGAGCTGGGCGTTCACGGCGAGACCCACCTCAAGGCCCCGATGCCGGGCCGCGTAGTGGCGCTGCTGGCCGAAATCGGCAAGAAGGTGGCCAAGGGCTCGCCGCTGCTGATCCTGGAAGCGATGAAGATGGAACACACCATCACCGCCCCAGGCGACGGCGTGGTCCAGGATTTCTACTTCGCTGCCGGCGAGCAGGTTAACGATGGTGACGAACTGGTAGACTTTGCCGCAGAATGA
- a CDS encoding acetoacetate--CoA ligase, whose product MQASNTPIWTPSAERLAGCHLTAFTRLAETIWGRPLPDYRSLWHASVEDPARFWSLVWDYCGVIGDKGEVALENGDDMLAARFFPQARLNYAENLLRRDDDSLAVVFRGEDKIEQKLSWRELNQQVSRLQQAMRAAGIQPGDRVAGFMPNMPAALAAMLAASSLGAVWTSGSPDFGLDGALDRFGQTEPKILFCPDGYWYNGKAVDIRNKMIQLAQQLPSVERIVVAPYLSADGAAFAAEVPKAQTWDAFLAGYDARPVEYVRLPFNHPLFILYSSGTTGKPKCIVHGAGGTLLQHLKEHQLHADIHSGDHFFYFTTCGWMMWNWLVSGLASGAALMLYDGSPFADEGRVQWDYAADHGFTHFGTSAKYIDSLRKTAIVPARDWQLPRLRSVFSTGSPLVAESYDWVYENIKPDVSLASISGGTDIVSCFALGAPTLPVYRGELQCRGLGMAVDIFDELGRPVWQEKGELVCTKPFPSMPIGFWNDPDGAKYHQAYFHRFPGIWCHGDYAEITAHDGVIIYGRSDAVLNPGGVRIGTAEIYRQVEAFPEILESLAVGQLWQDDERVVLFVKLRDGVALDEALISRVKTQIKNGASPRHVPARIVAVADIPKTVSGKIVELAVKNIIHGRPVSNVSALANPEALKLFENLKELGE is encoded by the coding sequence ATGCAAGCAAGCAACACCCCGATCTGGACGCCCTCGGCCGAACGGCTGGCCGGCTGCCATCTCACCGCCTTCACCCGCCTGGCCGAAACCATATGGGGCCGCCCGCTGCCGGACTACCGCAGCCTGTGGCACGCCAGCGTGGAAGATCCCGCGCGCTTTTGGTCCCTGGTCTGGGATTACTGCGGTGTGATAGGCGACAAGGGCGAGGTAGCGCTGGAAAACGGCGACGACATGCTGGCCGCCCGCTTCTTCCCGCAAGCCCGGCTCAATTACGCGGAAAACCTGCTGCGCCGCGACGACGACAGCCTGGCCGTGGTGTTCCGCGGCGAAGACAAGATCGAGCAAAAGCTGAGCTGGCGCGAGCTGAACCAGCAAGTCTCCCGCCTGCAGCAAGCCATGCGCGCCGCCGGCATCCAGCCTGGCGACCGCGTGGCCGGCTTCATGCCCAATATGCCGGCCGCCCTGGCCGCCATGCTGGCCGCCAGCAGCCTGGGCGCGGTGTGGACCAGCGGCTCGCCGGACTTCGGCCTGGACGGCGCGCTGGACCGCTTCGGCCAGACCGAGCCGAAAATCCTGTTCTGCCCGGACGGCTACTGGTACAACGGCAAGGCCGTGGACATCCGCAACAAGATGATCCAGCTGGCGCAGCAACTGCCCAGCGTGGAGCGCATCGTCGTCGCGCCGTATCTGAGCGCCGACGGCGCGGCCTTCGCCGCCGAGGTGCCGAAGGCGCAAACCTGGGACGCCTTCCTCGCCGGCTACGACGCCCGCCCGGTGGAGTACGTCCGCCTGCCGTTCAACCACCCGCTGTTCATCCTCTACTCCAGCGGCACCACCGGCAAGCCCAAGTGCATCGTGCACGGCGCCGGCGGCACCCTGCTGCAGCACCTGAAAGAACATCAGCTGCACGCCGATATCCATTCCGGCGACCACTTCTTCTACTTCACCACCTGCGGCTGGATGATGTGGAACTGGCTGGTAAGCGGCCTGGCCTCCGGCGCGGCGCTGATGCTGTACGACGGCTCGCCCTTCGCCGACGAAGGCCGCGTGCAATGGGACTACGCCGCCGATCACGGCTTCACTCACTTCGGCACCTCGGCCAAATACATAGACAGCCTGCGCAAAACCGCCATCGTGCCGGCGCGCGACTGGCAGCTGCCGCGGCTGCGCAGCGTGTTCTCCACCGGCTCGCCGCTGGTGGCGGAAAGCTATGACTGGGTGTATGAGAACATCAAGCCCGATGTCAGCCTGGCCTCGATCTCCGGCGGCACCGACATCGTGTCCTGCTTCGCCCTGGGCGCGCCCACCCTGCCGGTCTACCGCGGCGAACTGCAATGCCGCGGCCTGGGCATGGCGGTGGACATCTTCGACGAACTGGGCCGCCCGGTATGGCAGGAAAAGGGCGAGCTGGTCTGCACCAAGCCCTTCCCGTCCATGCCCATCGGCTTCTGGAACGACCCGGACGGCGCCAAATATCATCAGGCCTACTTCCATCGCTTCCCCGGCATCTGGTGCCATGGCGACTACGCCGAGATCACTGCCCACGATGGCGTGATCATCTATGGCCGCTCCGACGCGGTGCTGAACCCCGGCGGCGTGCGCATCGGCACCGCCGAGATCTACCGCCAGGTGGAGGCCTTCCCGGAAATCCTGGAAAGCCTGGCCGTGGGCCAACTGTGGCAGGATGACGAACGCGTGGTGCTGTTCGTCAAGCTGCGCGACGGCGTGGCGCTGGACGAGGCGCTGATCAGCCGCGTCAAAACCCAGATCAAGAACGGCGCCAGCCCGCGCCACGTCCCCGCGCGCATCGTCGCCGTGGCGGACATCCCCAAGACAGTCAGCGGCAAGATCGTGGAGCTGGCGGTCAAGAACATCATCCACGGCCGCCCGGTCAGCAATGTCAGCGCCCTGGCCAATCCGGAGGCGCTGAAGCTGTTCGAAAATCTGAAAGAACTGGGCGAATAA
- a CDS encoding ArnT family glycosyltransferase, translated as MLTYSAQASQLAKPTEKPWVLLLLCFIWLWPGILGHDPWKPDEPYVLAVAQAMLRSGDWLLPTLNGVPYLDNPPLYYWLAAGCIKLFSPWLLTAHDAARLATPLLMSLALLLAGMAGRDLIGRRHGRSVVMILIGCLGLVESGHQLTPVIAGFAGFVAAFYSLSLSLRSPGLAGALLGAASVATFLGGSLADLMLIWLTALMLPAFSAWRHKNYALTLLLALLVALPATLIWPLLLLREYPAVFADWWSNYALGQTSGFHHVRLFHDFGYYTKNVLWFAFPAWPLALWTLYRNRQLQSPKLQLPLLFTLMIALLLTLSDRASITDAMPLLLPLSILAAVELDTLRRGAAAFLNWFALMTFGLFGLLVWLGWAAMNYGWPEGLAGRARYFSPFYQPHVSWWQAVGALLATLVWLWALSRPHLRGRQAITNWTAGLILLWGLAMSLWLPWFDAAKSYRPVVQSMLRKLPAGGVSCIATERYNRLALISWKYYADMDLVPFPAGETPPCDYWLVVRDKSEGMAEPGWQVLWTGHRPREDNLTFALLQRLPPAQAPD; from the coding sequence ATGCTGACTTATTCCGCTCAGGCCAGCCAATTGGCCAAGCCAACCGAAAAACCCTGGGTCTTGCTGCTGCTGTGCTTTATCTGGCTGTGGCCCGGCATCCTGGGGCATGACCCGTGGAAGCCTGACGAGCCGTATGTGCTGGCGGTGGCGCAAGCCATGTTGCGCAGCGGCGACTGGCTGCTGCCCACGCTGAACGGCGTGCCTTACCTGGACAATCCGCCGCTGTACTACTGGCTGGCGGCGGGCTGCATCAAGCTGTTTTCGCCGTGGCTGTTGACGGCGCATGACGCCGCCCGGCTGGCCACGCCGCTCCTGATGTCGCTGGCCTTGCTGCTGGCGGGCATGGCGGGGCGCGACCTGATAGGCCGCCGCCATGGCCGCAGCGTGGTGATGATCCTGATTGGCTGCCTGGGCCTGGTCGAGTCCGGCCATCAGCTCACGCCCGTCATCGCCGGTTTTGCCGGCTTCGTGGCCGCCTTTTACTCGCTGTCGCTGAGCCTGCGCTCGCCTGGGCTCGCCGGCGCCTTGCTGGGCGCGGCCAGCGTGGCCACTTTCCTGGGCGGCAGCCTGGCGGACCTGATGCTGATCTGGCTGACTGCGCTGATGCTGCCGGCCTTCAGCGCCTGGCGCCACAAGAACTACGCGCTGACGCTGCTGCTGGCCTTGCTGGTGGCCTTGCCCGCCACGCTGATCTGGCCCCTGCTGCTGTTGCGCGAATACCCCGCCGTGTTTGCCGATTGGTGGTCCAATTACGCCCTGGGCCAGACCAGCGGCTTCCATCATGTGCGTCTGTTCCACGACTTTGGCTACTACACCAAGAACGTGCTGTGGTTTGCCTTTCCGGCCTGGCCGCTGGCGTTGTGGACGCTGTACCGCAACCGGCAATTGCAATCGCCCAAGCTGCAGCTGCCCTTGTTGTTCACCTTGATGATCGCGCTGCTGCTGACCCTGTCTGACCGCGCCAGCATCACCGACGCCATGCCGTTGCTGCTGCCGCTGTCCATCCTGGCGGCGGTGGAGCTGGACACGCTGCGGCGCGGCGCGGCCGCCTTCCTGAACTGGTTCGCGTTGATGACCTTCGGTTTGTTCGGTCTTCTGGTATGGCTGGGCTGGGCGGCGATGAATTACGGCTGGCCGGAGGGCTTGGCCGGACGCGCGCGATATTTCAGCCCCTTTTACCAGCCCCATGTGTCCTGGTGGCAGGCCGTGGGGGCGCTGCTGGCGACGCTGGTTTGGCTATGGGCGCTGAGCCGGCCGCATCTGCGCGGCCGCCAGGCCATCACCAATTGGACCGCCGGCCTGATTTTGCTGTGGGGCCTGGCCATGTCCTTGTGGTTGCCCTGGTTCGATGCCGCCAAGAGCTATCGTCCGGTGGTGCAGAGCATGTTGCGCAAACTGCCCGCGGGCGGCGTGTCCTGCATCGCCACCGAGCGTTACAACCGCCTGGCGCTGATCAGCTGGAAATACTACGCGGACATGGACCTGGTGCCGTTTCCCGCAGGGGAAACGCCGCCTTGCGATTACTGGCTGGTGGTGCGTGACAAGAGCGAGGGCATGGCGGAGCCGGGCTGGCAGGTATTGTGGACCGGCCACCGACCGCGCGAGGACAATCTCACTTTCGCCTTGCTGCAGCGGCTGCCGCCCGCGCAAGCGCCGGATTGA
- a CDS encoding hydroxymethylglutaryl-CoA lyase: MQSVKIVEVGPRDGLQNEKQTVNAAVKLELIRRLADSGLSAIEAGAFVSPKWVPQMADSAEVLAALDLSGPIAYPVLVPNDKGLDAALAAGAREIAVFGAASESFSQKNINASIAESLQRFESVTRRALDAGLKVRGYVSCVVGCPYEGKIAPQKVADVAKALSELGCYEISLGDTIGVGTPASVREMLDAVLRALPAVRLAGHYHDTYGMAIANIRASLDAGLRVFDASVAGLGGCPYAKGASGNVATEDVAYLLAGEGYHTGIDLTKLVAASWHIADALGKAPASKLAHALGRQG; this comes from the coding sequence ATGCAAAGCGTCAAGATTGTCGAAGTCGGCCCGCGCGACGGGCTGCAAAACGAAAAGCAGACCGTGAACGCCGCCGTCAAGCTGGAGCTGATCCGCCGTCTGGCGGACAGCGGCCTGTCCGCCATAGAAGCCGGCGCCTTCGTCTCGCCCAAATGGGTGCCGCAAATGGCCGACAGCGCCGAAGTGCTGGCCGCGCTGGACCTGTCCGGCCCCATCGCCTACCCGGTGCTGGTGCCCAACGACAAGGGCCTGGACGCCGCGCTGGCAGCCGGCGCGCGCGAGATCGCCGTTTTCGGCGCCGCCAGCGAGAGCTTCAGCCAGAAAAACATCAACGCCAGCATCGCCGAGAGCCTGCAGCGCTTTGAAAGCGTGACCCGGCGCGCGCTGGACGCCGGCCTCAAGGTGCGCGGCTACGTGTCCTGCGTGGTGGGTTGTCCCTACGAGGGCAAGATCGCGCCGCAAAAAGTGGCCGACGTGGCCAAGGCGTTATCCGAGCTGGGCTGCTACGAAATCTCGCTGGGCGACACCATAGGCGTGGGCACGCCGGCTTCGGTGCGCGAGATGCTGGACGCCGTGCTGCGCGCGCTGCCGGCGGTGCGCCTGGCCGGCCACTACCACGACACCTATGGCATGGCCATCGCCAATATCCGCGCCTCGCTGGACGCCGGCCTGCGCGTGTTCGACGCCTCCGTCGCCGGCCTGGGAGGCTGCCCCTACGCCAAGGGCGCGTCCGGCAATGTGGCCACCGAGGACGTGGCCTACCTGCTGGCCGGCGAGGGCTACCACACTGGCATCGATCTGACTAAACTGGTGGCCGCCTCCTGGCACATCGCCGACGCGCTGGGCAAAGCCCCCGCCTCCAAGCTGGCGCACGCGCTCGGCCGCCAGGGCTAA
- a CDS encoding GyrI-like domain-containing protein has product MDPIIIDHPGLALAGYSIATGKQNDDNLRQIPAFWNDYSVKLRQPLLNALQRPHAPEYGVVCDFDPASERFRYLIGMECPDERALPEGCERRRIGPAKYAVFSTPPAAPADFGQAIVQTWQHIYQSWLPASAKWEHAAGETFERYDGRCAPGQETLQMDIYIPVQPKR; this is encoded by the coding sequence ATGGACCCCATCATCATTGATCACCCCGGCCTGGCGCTGGCCGGTTACAGCATCGCCACCGGCAAGCAAAACGACGACAATCTGCGCCAGATTCCCGCCTTTTGGAACGATTACTCGGTGAAGCTGCGCCAGCCCTTGCTGAACGCGCTGCAGCGCCCCCACGCGCCGGAATACGGCGTGGTCTGCGACTTCGACCCCGCCAGCGAGCGCTTCCGCTACCTGATAGGCATGGAATGCCCGGACGAGCGCGCGCTGCCGGAAGGCTGCGAACGCCGCCGCATCGGGCCTGCCAAATACGCCGTGTTCTCCACGCCGCCGGCCGCGCCAGCCGATTTCGGCCAGGCCATCGTCCAGACCTGGCAACACATTTATCAAAGTTGGCTGCCCGCCTCCGCCAAATGGGAGCACGCCGCCGGCGAAACCTTCGAGCGTTACGACGGCCGCTGCGCGCCGGGCCAGGAGACGCTGCAGATGGACATCTACATTCCCGTTCAGCCTAAACGCTAA
- a CDS encoding tetratricopeptide repeat protein yields MHIALENIRKLQHNGQTEQALREAQDLLRQQPQHADLHYLAACLHDGRGEEAEAIPHYLQALEMGISGHDAAGAWLGLGSSYRALGQYREAEMALREGLHHFPDDKAMQAFLAMALYNLGRHKEATERLLALLADTSADEDIRRYRQAMRFYAQDLDKTW; encoded by the coding sequence ATGCACATCGCCCTGGAAAACATCCGCAAGCTGCAACACAACGGCCAGACGGAACAAGCCTTGCGAGAGGCGCAAGACTTGCTGCGCCAGCAGCCGCAGCATGCGGACCTGCATTATCTGGCCGCCTGCCTGCACGATGGCCGCGGCGAAGAGGCCGAGGCGATTCCGCACTATCTGCAAGCACTGGAAATGGGCATCAGCGGCCATGACGCCGCCGGCGCCTGGCTGGGCCTGGGCAGCAGCTACCGCGCCCTGGGCCAGTACCGGGAGGCCGAGATGGCCCTGCGCGAGGGGCTGCATCATTTCCCGGACGACAAGGCCATGCAAGCCTTTCTGGCCATGGCCTTGTACAACCTTGGCCGCCACAAGGAAGCCACCGAAAGGTTGCTGGCCTTGCTGGCCGATACCAGCGCCGATGAGGACATCCGCCGCTACCGCCAAGCCATGCGCTTTTACGCCCAAGACCTGGATAAAACCTGGTAA
- a CDS encoding enoyl-CoA hydratase/isomerase family protein, producing MSYATLQIEHTGKAATIWLNRPELHNALNEVLIAELTEAMGQLNRDETVRVIVLAGRGKSFCAGADLDWMRRAAGYSEAENLADAQKLAAMLKSVYRSAKPVIARIHGAAMAGGTGLAAVCDVAIATDAAKFALTEVRLGLIPATIGPYVADAIGWRQARRYFLSAERISAAAALQLGLVHELVSEERLDARVAEIAEELAKGAPGALREAKLLLAELREGSPWDDALLERTAGRIASIRAGDEAREGLASFFEKRAPKWQE from the coding sequence ATGAGCTACGCCACGCTGCAAATCGAACACACCGGCAAAGCAGCCACCATCTGGCTGAACCGCCCGGAGCTGCACAACGCGCTGAACGAGGTGCTGATCGCCGAGCTGACCGAGGCGATGGGCCAGTTGAACCGCGACGAAACCGTGCGCGTCATCGTGCTGGCCGGCCGCGGCAAAAGCTTCTGCGCCGGCGCGGATCTGGACTGGATGCGCCGCGCCGCCGGCTACAGCGAAGCGGAAAACCTGGCCGACGCGCAAAAGCTGGCCGCCATGCTGAAGAGCGTCTACCGCAGCGCCAAGCCAGTGATCGCCCGCATCCACGGCGCGGCCATGGCCGGCGGCACCGGCCTGGCGGCCGTCTGCGACGTAGCCATCGCCACTGACGCCGCCAAGTTCGCCCTGACAGAAGTGCGGCTGGGCCTGATCCCGGCCACCATCGGCCCCTATGTCGCCGACGCGATAGGCTGGCGCCAGGCCAGGCGTTATTTCCTGTCCGCCGAGCGCATCTCCGCCGCCGCCGCTTTGCAATTGGGCCTGGTTCACGAGTTGGTCAGCGAGGAACGGCTGGACGCGCGCGTGGCGGAAATCGCAGAGGAACTGGCCAAGGGCGCGCCCGGCGCGCTGCGCGAGGCCAAGCTGCTGTTGGCGGAGCTGCGCGAAGGCTCGCCGTGGGACGACGCGCTGCTGGAACGCACCGCCGGCCGCATCGCCTCCATCCGCGCCGGCGACGAGGCGCGAGAGGGCCTGGCGTCGTTCTTCGAAAAACGCGCGCCGAAGTGGCAGGAATAA